GAACTCGTCGTCGTCGAGCGCCATCACGGTCCTGGCACCCGCCATGGCGACCGCGAAGGCCGACAGGTGTTCAGGCAGCACCTGTTCCATGAAATAGCGGCCGGTCTTCAGCTTGGCCGTGTGGAAGGCGACATCCTCGCCCACAGCGATCTTGGCGGTGGCGACCTCGGCCATCCGGGTCCACATATAGGCCAGCGCCACCAGCGCGAACATGCGCAGATAAGGCGTCGCCGCGGCCCCCGCCTCGTCGGGGTTGGCCATCGCCTTCTGGGCCAGGCCGGCGGTCGCCTGTTGCAACCGCTGGAACGCCTTGGCCAGCGGGCCGGTGAAGTCCTTCAGCGCCGCATCGCCCTTCTTCCCGGCGATATAGGCGTCGACCGGATGGAAGAACCGCCGCAGCAGCCGGCCCATGCCGGTCGGCAGCTTCCGCCCCACCAGATCCAGCGCCTGAATGCCATTGGTGCCTTCATAGAGCTGGGTGATACGCGCGTCGCGGACATATTGCTCCATGCCGTGCTCGCGGATATAGCCGTGGCCGCCATAGATCTGCACGCCGCGATTGGCGTTGTCGAAACCGATATCGGTCAGGAAGGCCTTGATGATCGGGGTCATCAACTGCACCAGATCATCCGCCGCCTGCCGCGTCGCCGGATCTGGATGGTGATGGGCGATGTCGATCTCGGTGCCGATCCAGTATGACAGCGCCCGCGCGCCCTCGTTCAGCGCCCGCATGGTCAGCAGATTGCGCCGCACATCCGGATGCACGATGATCGGATCGGCCGACTGATCAGGATATTTGGCGCCGGTCAACGCGCGGCCGGAGGTGCGGTCGCGGGCATAATCCACCGCCCCCTGATAGGCCGCCTCGCCGATCCCCAGGCCCTGCATGCCCACCGCCAGCCGTGCCACGTTCATCATCGTGAACATGGCCTGAAGCCCGCGATGCGGCTCGCCGACCATCCAGCCCACCGCGTCGTCGAAATTCAGCACGCAGGTCGCCGATGCCTTGATGCCCATCTTGTGCTCGATCGAGCCGCAGGCAACGCCGTTGCGCGCACCGGACGCGTTCTGGTCGTCGGGGATGAATTTCGGCACCAGGAACAGGCTGATGCCGCGCGTGCCTTCAGGTGCGCCGGGCAGTTTGGCCAGCACCAGATGGATGATGTTCTCGGTCAGGTCATGTTCACCAGCCGAGATGAAGATCTTGGTGCCGGTCACCCGGAAGGTGCCGTCATCGGCCGGCACCGCCCTGGTGCGGATCAGCCCCAGATCGGTGCCGCAATGCGGCTCGGTCAGGCACATGGTGCCCGACCAGCTGCCATCGCCCAGCTTGGGCAGATAACGCTGCTTCAACTCGTCGGTCGCATGGGCGGCGATGGCGTTATAGGCACCGGCCGACAGGCCGGGATACATGCCGAACGCCAGATTGGCCGAGCAGATCATCTCCTCGATCACGAAATTCAGCGTCTTGGGCAGTCCCTGCCCGCCATATTTCGGATCGGCGGCAATCGAGGTCCAGCCCGCCTCGATGAAGGTCTTATAGGCCTCCTTGAAGCCTGCCGGCGTGCGGACCACGCCGTTCTCGAAGGTGCAGCCCTCTTCGTCGCCGGAACGGTTGATCGGGAACAGCTCGTTCTCGCACATCTTCGCGGCTTCTTCGAGCACGGCATCGAAGATGTCGGGTGTCGCGTCCTCATAGCCGGGAAGTTCGGCGATGCGCGAGACATCGAGCACGTCATGCAGCACGAAGCGGATATCGCGCAGCGGTGCCTTATAGGTTGCGGCCATTGGTCTGGTCTCCTCCCCTGCCGGCTCAGTTACGCAGCGGCCTGCCGGTCTCGAGCATGTGCTCGATCCGGGCCAGCGTCGCCGGCGTCTTCAGAAGCGAGACAAAGGCCTCGCGTTCCAGCCGGGTGATGTCGTCCTCGCGCAAGGTCTCGGTGATATCGGTATCGCCGCCCGACAACACCCGGGCCAGTGCGCCCGATACCACCACGTCATGCGGCGTCGCCTTGCCCTGCATGTGGAAGCCTTCCACCGCCATGTTCAGCGCCACCCGTGCCGTCAGTCCCGGCAGCGAGATTTCGGCCGGCAGCGGCTTTTCGTAACCCGCCACCATGTCCAGCGCCCGGGCCTTGGCATCCGCCAGCACCCGGTCGCGGTTCATCGTGATCCGGTCACCATCACGCAGCAGCAGCAGATCGCGGGCTTCCTCGGCACTTTCCGAGACCTTGGCGGTGGAGACCATCTCGAACACCTGGGCCACGGCCGGCATCGGGCCACCCGGACGACGCTTGTTGTTCATCCAGCGGACCAGAAGCTCCTTGCAGCCACCCCAGCCGGGCACCACGCCGACACCGACCTCGACCAGCCCCATATAGGTTTCGGCATGGGCCTGAACCGCATCGCAATGCAGCAGGATTTCGCAGCCACCCCCCAGCGCCATGCCGACCGGCGCGCCGACCACCGGGAAGGGCGTGTATTTCAGCGCCTTATAGGTTTCCTGCCCCATGCGGATCATGCCGTCGATCATGTCCCAGGCGGCGATGTTCGACGCGAACAAGGCCAGACCGACATTGGCGCCGACCGAGAAATTATCCGCCTCGTTATAGATGACCAGCGCCTTGTAACCACCGCGCACGATCTCGGTCGACTTCGCGACGATTTCGAGCACGCCGGGGTCGATCGAATTCATCTTGGTGTGGAATTCCAGGCACAGCACGCCGTCGCCGATATCCCACAGGCTGGCCGAGCCGTTGCCATCGACGCGCTTGCCGCGCCGCTTCACATCCGACAGCCGCAGCACCCCTTCCGGGATCGGCACCGGCGCATAGCCGCCGGCAAGGCTGGCGTATTCCACCACGCCGTCATTGACCCGATAGAAGCTACCCGTGCCGTTGCCGGCCACCGCCTCGACGATCGCCGGCACCCGCCGGCCCTCGGCCTTCAGACGGTCGGCGAACCAGCCGGCGCCCAGCCGGTCGATCAACTCGAACGGCCCGTATTTCCAGGCATAACCAAGGCGCATCGCCTCGTCGATCGCCGGCACCTCGTCGGCGATGGTGCCGACCAGATCAGCCGTATAGACCAGCGCCTGCGAGATCACCGCCCAGGCATAGCTGCCGCCTTCGTCCTCATGCGACACGAGCGCCCGCAGATCCTTCGCGCCCGCCTTGATGCTGGCGAGATCGGGCTTGCGCTTCGCCCGGTATTCGCCGGTGGCAAGGTCGATGGCCTCGGTGATCGAGCGGCCGCCTTCCTTGCGCCGGCGATAGAAACCGCCCTTGCCCTTGCGGCCGGTATAGCCCTCGGCGATCATCTTCTTGAACAAGTCGCTGTCACGATAGATGGCGTGATAGGCATCATCCGCGGGCAATGTCGCCTTCATGCTGGCGGCGACATGCGGCATCAGGTCCAGCCCGACCAGATCGATCAGCCCGAAGACGCCGGTCTTGGGGATGCCGACCGGCTTTGACAGCAGCGCGTCGACCGCCTCGATATCCAGGCCACGATCCATCGCCTCTACCACGGCGCCCTGCATCCAGAAGGTGCCGATCCGATTGGCGATGAAGCCGGGCGTGTCCTTGCAGTCCACCACGCCCTTGCCCAGCCGGTGATCGCCGAAGCGGCGCATGGTCTCGACCGCGTCGGCACGGGTTTCCGGGCCGGCGACCAGTTCCAGCAGCCGCATATAGCGGGGCGGGTTGAAGAAATGGGTGATCAGGAAGTCGGCCTTGAACGCCGCCGACTGCCCTTCGACCAGATGGCCCAGCGGAATGGTCGAGGTGTTCGACGACACGATCGAGCCGGCCTTGCGCACGCCATCGAGGGTGGAATACAGCCGGCGCTTGATCTCGACATTCTCGATCACCGCCTCGACGATCCAGTCGGCATCGGCCAGCAGGTCGAGATTGTCGTCCAGATTGCCGGTGGTCACCAATCGGGCGCGGCTGGGATGCATGAAGCTTTTGGGTTTGGTCTTCAGCATCTTCTGAACCGCGCCCTCGGCCAGCGCATTGCGGTTCGTGGCATCCTTGGGCACGATATCGAGCAGCACCACCGGCACGCCGGCATTGGCGATATGGGCCGCGATGCCGGCGCCCATGACGCCGGCGCCGATCACGGCCACCTTGTTGATTTCGGTCATCTCAAAGCATCTCCGGTCGCGTTGCCAGCCATGGGCGCGTTGGCAGCCATGGGCGCGTTGGGAACCCCGTTTCGGCGCATCACAGCGCTTCGAGGACCGTGGCGATGCCCTGGCCACCGCCGATGCACTGGGTGGCCAGCGCGAACCGGCCGCCCTCGCGCTTCAGCAGCGCCGCCGCCTTGCCGGTGATGCGGGCCCCCGTGGCGCCCAGCGGATGGCCGAGCGCGATGGCGCCGCCATCCAGATTGACCCGCGACGGGTCGAGCGACAGATCCTTGATGCAGGCCAGCGCCTGCGAGGCGAAGGCCTCGTTCAGCTCGATCACATCCAGATCGGCGGATTTGATGCCGGCGCGATCCAGCGCCTTGCGGCTGGCGGCCACCGGGCCGATGCCCATGATCTCAGGCGCGCAACCAGCGACAGCCACCGAGCGGATGCGGGCAAGCGGGGTCAGATTATGCTTCGCCGCATATTCCTCGGTGCACACCAGGCAGGCGGCGGCACCGTCGGTCAGCGGCGACGAGGTGCCGGCGGTGACCACGCCATCCTTCTTGAAGGCCGGATCGAGCCCGGCCAGCCCCTCGGCCGTGGCATCGGGGCGGATGCAGCCGTCGCTGTCGATCACCGGGCCCTTCTTCTGGGCGATCGCCACGATCTCGTCGGCCAGCCGGCCGGCCGCGCGTGCGGCCGCGGCCTTCTGATGCGAGGCGACGGCGAATTCCTCCTGAGCGGCACGGCCGATCTGCCACTTCTCGGCGACGTTTTCAGCCGTGATGCCCATGGGGACATAGGCGCCGCTATCGGCCAGCAGCGGGTTCGGCGCCGGGTTGAAGCCCATCATCGGCACCCGGGTCATCGATTCCACGCCGGCGGCGATGAAGGCGTCGCCCGCACCAAGCTGGATGGCGCCGGCCGCCATATGCACCGACTGCATCGACGATCCGCAGAAGCGGTTGACGGTGGTGCCGGCCACGGACTGCGGCAGGCCGGCCAGCAGCGCCACCAGACGGCCGGCATTGAACCCCTGCTCACCTTCAGGGAACGCGCAGCCCAGGATCAGATCCTCGATCGTCTCAGGGTCTATACCGGTCCGCTCGACCAGCGCCTTCACCACCTGTGCCGCCAGATCATCGGGGCGGACCTTGGCCAGCGCACCCTTGCGGGCAAAGTGGAAGGGGGAACGGGCATAACCCGCGATCACGACGCTCTTCATGGGGGCCCTCGGCTCCTGACTTGGTCTCTTCCCTGGGCGCCGGACCCTGGCTGTCCGCGCGCGTGGCGGTACTGCCCTGCACGGCACCGGCGCCATGCGATTATTCCGCTCGCGGGATCCGGCCGCGGTTGCGCCCCGCGGCCGATCATGTTGTGCCGCCAGCCCCGATCCCGTGAAGCCGGCGGTCTGTGTGGTCGTCGATGGCCGGTCCTCGCAGACCGGCCGGGGGTCAGCCCGTGGCCTCAACCCCCTTGGTCGCCAAGGCGCTCAACACCTGCGCCTCGATGTCGCGCAACTCATCAAGCGTCACCATCAGATCCGACAGCTGGCTTTCCAGTTGTGCCACCCGGCTCGCCACCGCCAGCCTTAACTGGCGCAACTGCTCCACCTGGGTGTGGTCGGCATCGTAGAGGTCGAGGAATTCCTTGATCTCGGCCAGGCTGAAGCCCAGCCGCTTGCCGCGCAGGATAAGCTTCAAGCGGCCGCGATCGCGATAGCTGTAGACCCGGTTCATCCCCTCGCGGGCAGGCGTCAGCAGATGTTGATCTTCATAGAAGCGGATCGCACGCGGCGTGATCGAGAATTCCTCGGACAACTGCGTGATGGTGAACGTCTCGGGCATCGCGCTCCCTCGCCTGGTCAGGCGGCCGGCTGCCCCGGACCGATATTCAGGCCCTGCCATGCCGCCTGCATGCCTCCCACCGGCATGAGATATACTTGACGTTTACGTAAACGTCAAGTGAGCCGGCGCGACACCGCCGGCCCTGTCGACATCACTTGCCCGCTTCCCGGCGGGCCTTGTATTTCTCGGTCTCCTCCTGAACCAATTCCTTCTTCGACAGCTTGCCGATCAGGGTCTTGGGCAGGGCGTCGCGGAACTCGATCTGCTTGGGCATCTCGATCGGCGACAACCGTTCCTTCAGGAAGGCGGTCAGCTCCGCGGCGGTCAGGATCGCCCCGGCGCG
The sequence above is a segment of the Tistrella bauzanensis genome. Coding sequences within it:
- a CDS encoding 3-hydroxyacyl-CoA dehydrogenase/enoyl-CoA hydratase family protein, with protein sequence MTEINKVAVIGAGVMGAGIAAHIANAGVPVVLLDIVPKDATNRNALAEGAVQKMLKTKPKSFMHPSRARLVTTGNLDDNLDLLADADWIVEAVIENVEIKRRLYSTLDGVRKAGSIVSSNTSTIPLGHLVEGQSAAFKADFLITHFFNPPRYMRLLELVAGPETRADAVETMRRFGDHRLGKGVVDCKDTPGFIANRIGTFWMQGAVVEAMDRGLDIEAVDALLSKPVGIPKTGVFGLIDLVGLDLMPHVAASMKATLPADDAYHAIYRDSDLFKKMIAEGYTGRKGKGGFYRRRKEGGRSITEAIDLATGEYRAKRKPDLASIKAGAKDLRALVSHEDEGGSYAWAVISQALVYTADLVGTIADEVPAIDEAMRLGYAWKYGPFELIDRLGAGWFADRLKAEGRRVPAIVEAVAGNGTGSFYRVNDGVVEYASLAGGYAPVPIPEGVLRLSDVKRRGKRVDGNGSASLWDIGDGVLCLEFHTKMNSIDPGVLEIVAKSTEIVRGGYKALVIYNEADNFSVGANVGLALFASNIAAWDMIDGMIRMGQETYKALKYTPFPVVGAPVGMALGGGCEILLHCDAVQAHAETYMGLVEVGVGVVPGWGGCKELLVRWMNNKRRPGGPMPAVAQVFEMVSTAKVSESAEEARDLLLLRDGDRITMNRDRVLADAKARALDMVAGYEKPLPAEISLPGLTARVALNMAVEGFHMQGKATPHDVVVSGALARVLSGGDTDITETLREDDITRLEREAFVSLLKTPATLARIEHMLETGRPLRN
- a CDS encoding acyl-CoA dehydrogenase C-terminal domain-containing protein, encoding MAATYKAPLRDIRFVLHDVLDVSRIAELPGYEDATPDIFDAVLEEAAKMCENELFPINRSGDEEGCTFENGVVRTPAGFKEAYKTFIEAGWTSIAADPKYGGQGLPKTLNFVIEEMICSANLAFGMYPGLSAGAYNAIAAHATDELKQRYLPKLGDGSWSGTMCLTEPHCGTDLGLIRTRAVPADDGTFRVTGTKIFISAGEHDLTENIIHLVLAKLPGAPEGTRGISLFLVPKFIPDDQNASGARNGVACGSIEHKMGIKASATCVLNFDDAVGWMVGEPHRGLQAMFTMMNVARLAVGMQGLGIGEAAYQGAVDYARDRTSGRALTGAKYPDQSADPIIVHPDVRRNLLTMRALNEGARALSYWIGTEIDIAHHHPDPATRQAADDLVQLMTPIIKAFLTDIGFDNANRGVQIYGGHGYIREHGMEQYVRDARITQLYEGTNGIQALDLVGRKLPTGMGRLLRRFFHPVDAYIAGKKGDAALKDFTGPLAKAFQRLQQATAGLAQKAMANPDEAGAAATPYLRMFALVALAYMWTRMAEVATAKIAVGEDVAFHTAKLKTGRYFMEQVLPEHLSAFAVAMAGARTVMALDDDEF
- a CDS encoding thiolase family protein, with amino-acid sequence MKSVVIAGYARSPFHFARKGALAKVRPDDLAAQVVKALVERTGIDPETIEDLILGCAFPEGEQGFNAGRLVALLAGLPQSVAGTTVNRFCGSSMQSVHMAAGAIQLGAGDAFIAAGVESMTRVPMMGFNPAPNPLLADSGAYVPMGITAENVAEKWQIGRAAQEEFAVASHQKAAAARAAGRLADEIVAIAQKKGPVIDSDGCIRPDATAEGLAGLDPAFKKDGVVTAGTSSPLTDGAAACLVCTEEYAAKHNLTPLARIRSVAVAGCAPEIMGIGPVAASRKALDRAGIKSADLDVIELNEAFASQALACIKDLSLDPSRVNLDGGAIALGHPLGATGARITGKAAALLKREGGRFALATQCIGGGQGIATVLEAL
- a CDS encoding MerR family transcriptional regulator, with the translated sequence MPETFTITQLSEEFSITPRAIRFYEDQHLLTPAREGMNRVYSYRDRGRLKLILRGKRLGFSLAEIKEFLDLYDADHTQVEQLRQLRLAVASRVAQLESQLSDLMVTLDELRDIEAQVLSALATKGVEATG